A DNA window from Camelina sativa cultivar DH55 chromosome 13, Cs, whole genome shotgun sequence contains the following coding sequences:
- the LOC104738353 gene encoding isoleucine--tRNA ligase, cytoplasmic, translating into MEEVCEGKEFSFPHQEENVLSYWTQIDAFKTQLKRTENLPEYIFYDGPPFATGLPHYGHILAGTIKDIVTRYQSMTGHHVTRRFGWDCHGLPVENEIDRKLNIKRRDEVLKMGIDKYNEECRSIVTRYVTEWENVITRTGRWIDFRNDYKTMDLPFMESVWWVFAQLFEKNLVYRGFKVMPYSTGCKTPLSNFEAGQNYKDVPDPEIMVTFPVIGDQDNAAFVAWTTTPWTLPSNLALCVNAKFVYVKVRNKNTGKVYVVAESRLSALPTDKPKTKVSNGPAGDTKNANPKAKGAKPESAADSYEVLEKFNGASLVGKKYEPLFEYFSDFSSEAFRVVADDYVTDDSGTGIVHCAPAFGEDDYRVCLQNKIIKKGENLVVAVDDDGLFTERITGFSGRYVKDADKDIIEAVKNKGRLVKTGSFTHSYPFCWRSDTPLIYRAVPSWFVRVEQMKDKLLESNEQTKWVPDYVKDKRFHNWLENARDWAISRSRFWGTPLPIWISDDGEEVVVMDSVEKLEKLSGVKVFDLHRHHIDQITIPSTRGLEYGVLRRVEDVFDCWFESGSMPYAYIHYPFENKELFEKNFPGHFVAEGLDQTRGWFYTLMVLSTALFGKPAFKNLICNGLVLAEDGKKMSKKLRNYPPPLEVIDEYGADAVRLYLINSPVVRAEPLRFKKEGVLGVVKDVFLPWYNAYRFLVQNAKRLETEGGAPFVPTDLATLQSANVLDKWIHSATQSLVRFVRQEMDGYRLYTVVPYLLKFLDNLTNIYVRFNRKRLKGRTGEDDCHTALSTLFNVLLTSCKVMAPFTPFFTETLYQNLRKVCKGSEESIHYCSIPQEEGTSGERIEQSVTRMMTIIDLARNIRERNRLPLKTPLKEMIVVHPDAEFLNDITGVLREYVLEELNVRSLVSCNDTLKYASLKAEPDFSILGKRLGKSMGLVKKGVQEMSQKDILAFEEAGEVTIADHSLKLTDIKIVRVFKRPEGLKDSEIDAAGDGDVLVVLDLRADDSLVEAGVAREIVNRIQKLRKKSGLEPTDFVEVYFESLDEDEYVAKQVIHSQEQNIKDSIGSPLLLSTLMPSHAVIIADEIFTPKETSDESAKKVPKLSYKLSLARPALKFNEEAVLALYSGDVKSATGLETYLLSRDHLSLKSEFQAGQGKITVSCIENLPAVTVVLGEHLHLSVGDLLSKRNA; encoded by the exons ATGGAAGAAGTATGCGAAGGCAAAGAGTTCTCGTTTCCTCACCAAGAAGAAAACGTCCTCTCATACTGGACTCAAATCGATGCTTTCAAGACTCAGCTCAAACGCACTGAGAATCTCCCTGAGTACATCTTCTACGATGGACCTCCGTTCGCCACCGGGCTTCCTCACTACGGTCACATCCTCGCCGGTACGATTAAAGATATTGTGACTCGGTATCAGTCCATGACTGGTCACCATGTCACTCGTCGCTTCGGATGGGATTGTCATGGTTTGCCTGTCGAGAACGAGATTGATCGGAAGCTGAACATTAAGAGGAGAGATGAAGTGCTTAAGATGGGGATTGATAAGTATAATGAGGAGTGTAGGAGTATTGTGACTCGTTATGTTACTGAGTGGGAGAATGTTATTACTAGGACTGGGCGTTGGATTGATTTCAGGAATGACTATAAGACTATGGATTTGCCTTTTATGGAGAGTGTTTGGTGGGTTTTTGCTCAGCTTTTTGAGAAGAATCTTGTTTACAGAGGCTTCAAG GTTATGCCGTATAGTACTGGTTGTAAgactcctttatctaattttgaAGCTGGTCAGAACTACAAG GACGTACCTGATCCAGAAATTATGGTGACTTTCCCTGTTATTGGGGATCAAGATAATGCTGCTTTTGTGGCATGGACTACTACTCCGTGGACTCTTCCAAGCAATCTTGCTTTGTGTGTCAATGCAAAGTTTGTCTATGTGAAGGTTCGTAACAAGAACACTGGAAAAGTGTATGTTGTTGCTGAGTCTCGGTTGTCAGCTCTTCCCACTGATAAGCCCAAGACCAAGGTAAGTAATGGACCTGCTGGTGATACCAAGAATGCAAATCCTAAAGCGAAAGGTGCTAAACCTGAGAGTGCAGCTGATTCTTATGAAGTTTTGGAGAAATTTAATGGAGCTTCTTTGGTTGGGAAGAAGTATGAACCTTTGTTTGAGTACTTTAGCGATTTCTCAAGTGAGGCCTTTCGAGTAGTAGCAGATGATTATGTCACTGATGACAGTGGTACTGGTATTGTCCACTGTGCTCCTGCCTTTGGTGAAGATGATTATCGTGTTTGTCTTCAGAACAAGATAATTAAAAAG GGTGAGAATTTAGTTGTTGCTGTTGATGACGATGGGTTGTTTACTGAGAGAATTACTGGCTTCAGTGGCCGTTATGTCAAAGATGCAGACAAGGATATTATTGAAGCTGTTAAG AACAAAGGCAGGCTTGTGAAAACGGGGAGCTTTACTCACTCATATCCATTTTGCTGGAGATCAGACACCCCTCTCATATATAGAGCAGTTCCGAGTTG GTTTGTGCGCGTGGAGCAAATGAAAGATAAGTTGTTAGAAAGCAATGAACAGACGAAATGGGTACCTGATTATGTGAAG GATAAACGTTTTCACAATTGGCTCGAAAATGCAAGGGATTGGGCTATCAGTCGAAGTAGATTCTGGGGCACACCTCTTCCGATATGGATCAGCGATGATGGGGAGGAAGTTGTTGTCATGGATTCCGTGGAGAAGCTTGAAAAGCTCTCTGGTGTCAAG GTCTTTGATCTGCATCGTCACCATATTGATCAAATTACAATCCCATCAACTCGCGGCCTTGAATATGGTGTGCTCCGTCGTGTAGAAGAT GTTTTTGATTGCTGGTTTGAGAGTGGGTCAATGCCTTATGCATATATCCATTATCCATTTGAAAACAAGGAGCTATTTGAGAAGAACTTTCCTGGTCATTTTGTGGCTGAAGGGCTTGATCAAACTCGTGGATG GTTTTATACTCTTATGGTGTTATCTACTGCATTATTTGGAAAACCAGCGTTCAAAAATCTGATATGCAATGGTCTTGTGCTTGCTGAGGATGGAAAAAAGATGTCTAAGAAATTACGGAATTACCCACCACCTTTGGAAGTCATAGATGAGTATGGGGCT GATGCTGTGCGATTGTACCTGATAAATTCTCCAGTTGTACGTGCTGAGCCACTACGGTTCAAAAAAGAAGGAGTACTTGGTGTT GTCAAAGATGTTTTCCTTCCATGGTACAATGCATATCGGTTCCTTGTTCAGAATGCAAAGAGACTTGAGACTGAGGGTGGTGCACCCTTTGTTCCTACTGATCTGGCAACTTTACAGTCGGCAAACGTTCTTGATAAGTGGATTCACTCAGCTACGCAAAGTCTTGTCCGTTTTGTTCGTCAGGAGATGGATGGATATCGGCTTTACACT gtggTTCCTTATCTCTTGAAGTTCCTCGACAATCTCACTAACATATATGTTAGATTCAACCGCAAGAGGTTAAAAGGCCGTACAGGAGAAGATGATTGTCACACTGCTCTTTCAACTTTATTCAAT GTGCTCCTTACTTCTTGCAAAGTGATGGCCCCTTTTACACCTTTCTTCACTGAAACTTTATACCAGAATCTGCGGAAAGTGTGTAAAGGTTCTGAGGAAAGCATTCATTACTGCAGTATTCCACAAGAGGAAGGAACG AGCGGGGAGAGGATTGAGCAAAGTGTTACAAGGATGATGACAATCATTGATCTCGCTCGGAACATTCGTGAGCGTAACAGACTACCCTTGAAAACTCCTCTAAA GGAGATGATTGTAGTCCATCCAGATGCAGAATTCTTAAATGACATAACTGGAGTACTAAGAGAG TATGTCTTGGAAGAACTTAACGTAAGATCTCTTGTATCATGCAATGATACTCTGAAGTATGCATCTCTAAAAGCGGAACCAGATTTCAG TATATTGGGAAAGCGACTTGGAAAGTCGATGGGCCTTGTTaaaaagggagttcaagaaatgTCTCAAAAAGATATCTTAGCATTTGAGGAGGCTGGGGAAGTTACTATTGCTGACCACTCGCTAAAGCTAACGGATATCAAG ATTGTCAGGGTTTTCAAACGCCCAGAAGGTTTGAAAGATAGTGAGATTGATGCAGCTGGAGATG GTGATGTTTTGGTGGTTCTGGATCTACGAGCAGATGATTCTTTGGTTGAAGCAGGTGTTGCCCGagag ATTGTCAATAGGATCCAGAAACTACGGAAAAAGTCAGGTCTGGAACCAACAGACTTTGTGGAAGTGTACTTTGAATCATTGGACGAGGATGAATATGTCGCGAAACAAGTTATTCACTCTCAG GAACAAAACATTAAGGATTCAATTGGCTCCCCTTTGCTTCTGTCTACTTTAATGCCATCACATGCA GTCATAATAGCCGATGAGATATTTACCCCAAAAGAAACATCAGATGAGAGTGCCAAAAAGGTTCCAAAGTTGTCATATAAGCTAAGTTTGGCCAGACCGGCTTTAAAGTTCAATGAAGAGGCTGTTCTTGCGTTATACTCAG GAGATGTGAAGTCTGCAACCGGGCTTGAAACGTACTTGTTATCAAGGGATCATTTGAGTTTGAAATCAGAGTTCCAAGCTGGACAAGGGAAG ATAACTGTGAGCTGCATCGAGAACCTGCCTGCTGTGACTGTTGTTCTAGGAGAACATCTACATTTGAGTGTCGGCGACTTGCTAAGCAAGAGGAACGCATAA